A single genomic interval of Maniola jurtina chromosome 23, ilManJurt1.1, whole genome shotgun sequence harbors:
- the LOC123877383 gene encoding zinc finger protein 211-like: MDDICRLCCSSKFVNNYIFDDENALFVKMSLYLPIKVFRDDKLPQKICDRCSCKVNDFYQFCNETIEVQNRLKGLLQANIPVNRSVDLTVIKQDTDFPAPVLLVEKSTQTDSIESVAGHVKPEPVSSPRPSVSPSVIKKENYDSDDFASQDVPSDDSEDELLIELKKKKRGRKPGSRNGEVKEIKRGRKKKEKHVNWDLRAKGNGQVLTDNGFNDTVVVKQELDYKTELSAVLLGVKCKQEGAYCCCMCFEECSTRPELLLHYQTHARKAEADELAPPPALGDSPRCLRCQKVVPASQWADHWRRHYARDIRPYHCAVCFRAFRDHYQILKHGLTHTAEELRADNDGAEDANADASQKRFACDVCSEGFVYMRCLLSHRTRSHPEAAGRALRLRCAVCARTFAHANSLRRHLRVHSGERNFLCSVCGKALSSREHLKFHLRIHTGYKPNVCKTCGKGFVKKCNLTLHERVHSGEKPHVCSHCGKAFSQRSTLVIHERYHSGARPYSCGMCGRGFVAKGLLSMHLKSACVTLPTPANPPGPPHQPIVTCHRLSSR; this comes from the exons ATGGACGATATTTGTCGTCTATGCTGTTCTTCAAAATTTGTCAATAATTACATTTTCGATGACGAGAACGCTCTGTTTGTAAAAATGTCGCTGTACTTGCCAATTAAG GTTTTTAGGGACGACAAGCTTCCTCAGAAGATATGTGACCGCTGCAGCTGCAAAGTGAACGATTTTTACCAGTTTTGCAACGAGACCATCGAAGTTCAAAACAG ATTGAAAGGCCTGTTACAAGCAAATATTCCTGTGAACCGATCAGTTGACCTGACAGTCATCAAGCAGGACACAGACTTCCCAGCACCGGTGCTGCTAGTTGAGAagagcacacagacagacagcattGAGAGTGTCGCTGGACATGTGAAGCCTGAGCCAGTCAGCTCACCGAGGCCTTCTGTTTCACCAAGCGTTATTAAAAAAGAGAATTATGACTCTGATGACTTTGCTTCACAGGATGTGCCTTCAG ATGATAGTGAAGATGAGCTACTAATAGAACTTAAGAAAAAGAAGAGAGGCAGAAAGCCAGGCAGTAGGAATGGAGAAGTTAAAGAGATCAAAAGAGGGAGGAAGAAGAAGGAGAAACACGTCAACTGGGATCTAAGAGCCAAG GGAAATGGCCAAGTACTTACAGATAACGGGTTCAATGACACAGTGGTGGTGAAGCAGGAGCTGGACTACAAGACAGAACTTAGTGCTGTGCTGCTGGGCGTCAAGTGCAAGCAGGAGGGTGCATACTGCTGCTGCATGTGCTTCGAGGAGTGCAGCACGAGGCCAGAGCTGCTGCTGCACTACCA GACGCACGCGCGAAAGGCGGAGGCAGACGAGTTAGCGCCGCCGCCGGCACTGGGGGACTCCCCTCGGTGTTTGCGCTGTCAGAAG GTGGTTCCAGCGTCTCAGTGGGCGGACCACTGGCGGCGCCACTACGCGCGCGACATCCGCCCCTACCACTGCGCGGTGTGCTTCCGCGCCTTCCGAGACCACTACCAGATACTTAAACATG GGTTGACGCACACTGCGGAGGAGCTACGCGCGGACAACGACGGCGCGGAGGACGCCAACGCGGACGCGTCGCAGAAACGATTTGCGTGCGACGTGTGCTCCGAGGGGTTTGTGTATATGAG ATGCCTGCTGTCGCACCGCACGCGCTCGCACCCGGAGGCGGCGGGGCGCGCGCTGCGCCTGCGCTGCGCGGTGTGCGCGCGCACGTTCGCGCACGCCAACTCGCTGCGCCGGCACCTGCGCGTGCACTCGGGCGAGCGCAACTTCCTGTGCAGCGTGTGCGGCAAGGCGCTCTCCTCGCGCGAGCACCTCAAGTTCCACCTGCGCATCCACACCGGCTACAAGCCCAACGTCTGCAA GACGTGTGGCAAAGGGTTCGTGAAGAAGTGCAACCTGACGTTGCACGAGCGCGTGCACTCGGGCGAGAAGCCGCACGTGTGCTCGCACTGCGGGAAAGCCTTCTCGCAGCGATCCACGCTCGTCATACACGAGAG GTACCACAGCGGGGCTCGTCCCTACTCGTGCGGCATGTGTGGACGCGGCTTCGTGGCCAAGGGGCTACTGTCGATGCACCTCAAGAGCGCCTGCGTGACCCTGCCGACCCCCGCCAACCCGCCCGGACCCCCGCACCAGCCCATTGTCACCTGCCACAG ACTCAGTTCGCGGTAA